The DNA segment TATCAAGAGCACAATCCGCGACCTGGACAGTGACGAAGTGGTTTACCCGGTGTTTGGCAGCGGGCAGGAGTTGATTCCGCGCACCTGAGGGCCAGGTGCGCGAGGCCGGGGTTTAGTAGGTGTATTTCAGGGAGGTCATGAAATTGCGGGGTTCGCCATAGACCGCACAGCAACTCGGCCCACCCGAGAAGTACTCTTTATCCAGGACGTTATTCAAATTGATGGAAGCGGTGAGGTTTTGGCTGATTTCGTAACGGGCCATCAGATTGACCAAGGCATAACTGCCTTGGGTCAGATACTGAAGGTCCGCGCCGGATTTGCTTTGCCAATTGACTCCACCGCCAACAGTCAATTTATCCAGCGGGCCGCTCAGGCGATATGTCGAGAAAGTTTTCACACTGTGGCGAGGAACCTGAGTGACGATGCGCTCACCCTCGCTGTCTTCGATAACGCTATAGGTATAGCCACTGCTGAGCTGCCAGCCGGGGGCAAGCTCACCGGAAAGCTCCATTTCCACGCCCGTGCTGGTCGTGCCCTGAGCTGCGGTGTAATTGCTGAACGTGCCATCGTTGATAAGGATCGCAAGGTTATCTTGCTCGGTCTTGAACACCGACAGACTGGCGACAAGGCGATCATCGTTGAAGCTGGCCTTGGCACCCAGCTCATAGCTGCTGCCCTCTTCAGGTGACAAGGGCAGCTTGTTGACGTCGCGGACATATACAGGTTGAGGATTGAAGATTTTCGTGTAGCTGGCGTACAACGACCAAGTGTCGTTCAGGTCTTGAACCACACCCACGTAGGGAATGTATACGCCGCTGTCGCGAGCATTTGTTTTGGTGGTCACCCCCGCCAACGAGGTGGTGTCTCTGTTACGTTTCCAGTCGGTCAACCGGTTACCAACAATTAGATGGGTCGAATCGGTCAGATTGAAGCGAGCACTCAGATAAGCGCCGTACTGATACTCATGAGTTTCAACATCAGCCGTCTTCGGAAAGTCAGGTTTGCTCAGGCTACCGTCCCAGTCGAGCAGGTTGGCAATGGCACCGTTATACCCCGTATAAGGATACATCCATGAGCCATACACTGGTGACGTTGACTGCAGGTCTGACAGGGTGGTCCCGACAATGATCTCGTGCTCCCGGTCGAACAGCTTCAACGGGCCTGTCGCGTAGAGGTCCAGACTATGTTCATGTGGGGCATCCCTGAACCGGGCCGGTGCAATGTAGGCTCCAGCACCAGTTGCCTGGTTAACAGAACCGGCCATGTACGGCACGATCGCGTTGCTGCGGTACTGGCTGTAACGATATTCAGCCTTGGCATTCCAGCCCGACTCAAACTGGTGCTCGAGCGAGCCAAAGATGCTGCTCAACTCATTGTCGTAGAACGTCCAGTCCGGGGCATTGTTGGCCGAGCGCTTGAAGTCGATGCGCTGCCCATTGCTATAACGCGTCAGATAGCCACTGCGCATTGGCGCATTTGCATCGGTCGTTTCGAAATTGAAACCCAGTGTCAGCAGGGTCTTATCACTCAAATCAAGTTCGGTGATGCCATACAACACCGACTCTTCTTTTTCGAAACGGTCCACCCAGGCATGCTGGTTCTTGTAGTCACCGACCAAACGGCCTCGAATGCTTCCTGAATCGTTCAAGGAACCGGAGATATCAAACCCGGTGCCATAGCGATCCCAGCTACCGGCCTCTGCAGTGAGACTGATCTGCGGTTCAAATGTCGGGCGCTTGCGAATCAGGTTAACCGTTGCCGAAGGCGTACCCATTCCGCTGATCAAGCCGGTAGCGCCCCGGACGACTTCGATTCGATCATAAGCAACGCTGCTCAGACGCTGGTTGGCGAGTAATGAAGAGGTGCGAACGCCATCGACAGCAAAGTTGTTAAGAATGAAACCGCGCGAGTAAATCAAGTCGTTATCAATATCGACGCCAGCGCGACTCACGGTAATACCCGGCGTTGCCTCTAGAGCATCGACCATATTTTCAATTTTCTGGTCATCGAGGCGCTGACGCGTTAGCACTGTGACCGATTGCGGTGTTTCCTTCGGTGTCAGATTGAGCCGGGTCGAGCTACTGGCTGAGTAGGTGTTGTACAACCCTGTCCCCTCAGTCGTCGACCCCGGCGCCTTGCCGGAAATGGTCACCGACGACAACTCCATGGCCCCGGCAGGTTCCATCGCCACCACCAACAGATAACTGCCATCGCTTTGCTGCGCCGCAGAATATCCGCTGCCCGCCAGAATGCGTCTGAAGCCTTCCTCGATGCTGAACTCGCCTTGCAGCCCGGCACTGGTCTTGCCGGCCGTCAGGCTGGCATTGGTCGACAAGGCAATGCCGGCCTGGCGACCGAACTGGCTCAGCGCTTGATCAAGAGGGCCGGCGGCAATCGAGAAGTGCTGGATGCTGGCCATCGTCTGCGCCTGTGCGCGGGTGGCGGTCAGGCCGTCAGTGAGCACGGCACCGCCAAGCAGTGCGAGGCTCAGGGTCGATGCGCAGGCGACCTGGCGGCGGCATTTTCGGGGCGTTGCGGGGTATTTCATGACGGTTTTCCGATCTTGGCTGGCAGGGCTCCGCGCTTGCGATGCACGGGTTCTGCTCATAGGCCAAGCGAGGCGGATAAATCTGCGATTTTTTTTGGATTTTTTCTCAGTGCTTAGCGAGCCGTGATGGTCACCCACCACGGGGTACGCTGTTCAACCCGCACCGGCAGGCTCTGCTCCAGCATCGAGAGGATTCTGGCCGGGTCGGCCAGCGGATAGGAGCCAGTCAGGCGCAGGTCGGCCACTGCCGGGTCGCAGCGCAGTACGCCCAGCCGATAGCGCGCCAGCTCTTCGACAAAGTCCCCCAGACGCATGCGCTCAGCCACGATAAAACCGTCGACCCAGGCATTCTCGGCCTGACTGGCGGGTTGCAGCGGCTGGATCCGGGCGTGATCGATGCGCGTCTGAAAACCTGCCGGCACTACCTGTGTATCGCCGCCACTGGCAAGCTGCGCCGCCACCCTGCCGTTGCTGACCGCCAGCAAGGTACCCTGAGTGTCGTTGTCGCGGCGCACCGTGAAGCGTGTGCCCAAGGGTTGCAGCCGCGCCTCGCCGGTGTAGACCAGCAACGGTCGCCCGGCCGGGTCGCTGCCGGTCAGGATATCGACCTCGCCCTGGCGCAGGATCAACTGGCGCTCCTGCGCACTGAAGCGCACATCCAGCAACGTGCGGGTGTTGAGCCAGACCTGCGTGCCGTCCGCCAGGGTGTGATGACGGCGCTCGCCAATGCCGGTGTGGTAATCGGCCAGAGTGCTTTGCAGCCAGAAGCTGTCGCTGACCTGCCAGGCCGCACCACCCAGCAATCCGGCGCCAAACAGCAGCTTGAGAAGCTGGCGGCGATCCGCCTCAACCAACCGGGTTTTGCTCAAGGTGTTGCGGGCCAGCGGATTGCTCAGCACTGTGCTGCGCTGTTGTAACTGCCGGGAAATACCGGCCAGCCGCTGCCAGGCACGCTCATGCTCGGGATCGGCCTGACGCCAGCGTTGCAGGTTCTCGGCCTGCGCGGCACT comes from the Pseudomonas sp. StFLB209 genome and includes:
- a CDS encoding FecR domain-containing protein — its product is MPTAQDPQAPIADAVRDQAIDWFTQAQSGDMSAAQAENLQRWRQADPEHERAWQRLAGISRQLQQRSTVLSNPLARNTLSKTRLVEADRRQLLKLLFGAGLLGGAAWQVSDSFWLQSTLADYHTGIGERRHHTLADGTQVWLNTRTLLDVRFSAQERQLILRQGEVDILTGSDPAGRPLLVYTGEARLQPLGTRFTVRRDNDTQGTLLAVSNGRVAAQLASGGDTQVVPAGFQTRIDHARIQPLQPASQAENAWVDGFIVAERMRLGDFVEELARYRLGVLRCDPAVADLRLTGSYPLADPARILSMLEQSLPVRVEQRTPWWVTITAR
- a CDS encoding TonB-dependent siderophore receptor is translated as MKYPATPRKCRRQVACASTLSLALLGGAVLTDGLTATRAQAQTMASIQHFSIAAGPLDQALSQFGRQAGIALSTNASLTAGKTSAGLQGEFSIEEGFRRILAGSGYSAAQQSDGSYLLVVAMEPAGAMELSSVTISGKAPGSTTEGTGLYNTYSASSSTRLNLTPKETPQSVTVLTRQRLDDQKIENMVDALEATPGITVSRAGVDIDNDLIYSRGFILNNFAVDGVRTSSLLANQRLSSVAYDRIEVVRGATGLISGMGTPSATVNLIRKRPTFEPQISLTAEAGSWDRYGTGFDISGSLNDSGSIRGRLVGDYKNQHAWVDRFEKEESVLYGITELDLSDKTLLTLGFNFETTDANAPMRSGYLTRYSNGQRIDFKRSANNAPDWTFYDNELSSIFGSLEHQFESGWNAKAEYRYSQYRSNAIVPYMAGSVNQATGAGAYIAPARFRDAPHEHSLDLYATGPLKLFDREHEIIVGTTLSDLQSTSPVYGSWMYPYTGYNGAIANLLDWDGSLSKPDFPKTADVETHEYQYGAYLSARFNLTDSTHLIVGNRLTDWKRNRDTTSLAGVTTKTNARDSGVYIPYVGVVQDLNDTWSLYASYTKIFNPQPVYVRDVNKLPLSPEEGSSYELGAKASFNDDRLVASLSVFKTEQDNLAILINDGTFSNYTAAQGTTSTGVEMELSGELAPGWQLSSGYTYSVIEDSEGERIVTQVPRHSVKTFSTYRLSGPLDKLTVGGGVNWQSKSGADLQYLTQGSYALVNLMARYEISQNLTASINLNNVLDKEYFSGGPSCCAVYGEPRNFMTSLKYTY